From the Ciconia boyciana chromosome 24, ASM3463844v1, whole genome shotgun sequence genome, one window contains:
- the PLPP2 gene encoding phospholipid phosphatase 2 isoform X2, whose translation MERRKVFVVLDVLCLAVASLPFVILTLVNSPYKRGFYCNDDSIRYPYKADTITHGLMAGVTITCTVVIISSGEAYLVYTERLYSKSEFNNYLAALYKVVGTFLFGGAISQSLTDLAKYMIGRLRPNFLAVCNPDWSKVNCSIYVQLENVCQGDSRNVTESRLSFYSGHSSFGMYCMMFLALYVQARLVGKWARLLRPTIQFFLIAFAIYVGYTRVSDYKHHWSDVLVGLLQGALIAVLIVRYVSDFFKHRPPQQHNEKDPERKPSLPLTMTDPDRNHYSYRGAP comes from the exons ATGGAGCGCAGGAAGGTCTTCGTGGTGCTCGACGTGCTCTGCCTGGCGGTCG CGTCTCTGCCCTTCGTCATTCTGACGCTGGTGAACTCCCCGTACAAGCGGGGCTTCTACTGCAACGACGACTCCATCCGCTACCCCTACAAGGCGGACACCATCACCCATGGCCTCATGGCTGGGGTCACCATCACCTGCACTGTTGTCATT ATCTCGTCAGGGGAGGCGTACCTGGTCTACACGGAGCGCCTCTACTCCAAGTCAGAGTTCAACAACTACCTGGCTGCCCTCTACAAGGTGGTGGGGACCTTCCTCTTTGGGGGGGCCATCAGCCAGTCCCTGACCGACCTGGCCAAGTACATGATCGGCCGTCTCCGGCCAAACTTTCTGGCTGTCTGCAATCCCGACTGGTCCAAGGTGAACTGCTCCATCTATGTGCAGCTGGAGAATGTCTGCCAGGGGGACAGCAGGAATGTCACCGAGTCCAG ACTGTCCTTCTATTCTGGGCACTCTTCCTTTGGGATGTACTGCATGATGTTCCTGGCG ctctATGTGCAAGCCCGGCTGGTGGGGAAGTGGGCCCGGCTGCTGCGCCCCACCATCCAGTTCTTCCTCATCGCCTTCGCCATCTATGTGGGCTACACCAGGGTGTCCGACTACAAGCACCACTGGAGCGATGTGCTGGTGGGGCTGCTTCAAGGAGCTCTCATTGCCGTTCTCATC GTCCGCTATGTCTCTGACTTCTTCAAGCACCGTCCCCCACAGCAGCACAACGAGAAGGACCCGGAGCGCAAGCCCAGCCTGCCGCTCACCATGACCGACCCCGACCGCAATCACTACAGCTACCGGGGCGCCCCGTGA
- the PLPP2 gene encoding phospholipid phosphatase 2 isoform X1 produces MAGVTITCTVVIISSGEAYLVYTERLYSKSEFNNYLAALYKVVGTFLFGGAISQSLTDLAKYMIGRLRPNFLAVCNPDWSKVNCSIYVQLENVCQGDSRNVTESRLSFYSGHSSFGMYCMMFLALYVQARLVGKWARLLRPTIQFFLIAFAIYVGYTRVSDYKHHWSDVLVGLLQGALIAVLIVRYVSDFFKHRPPQQHNEKDPERKPSLPLTMTDPDRNHYSYRGAP; encoded by the exons ATGGCTGGGGTCACCATCACCTGCACTGTTGTCATT ATCTCGTCAGGGGAGGCGTACCTGGTCTACACGGAGCGCCTCTACTCCAAGTCAGAGTTCAACAACTACCTGGCTGCCCTCTACAAGGTGGTGGGGACCTTCCTCTTTGGGGGGGCCATCAGCCAGTCCCTGACCGACCTGGCCAAGTACATGATCGGCCGTCTCCGGCCAAACTTTCTGGCTGTCTGCAATCCCGACTGGTCCAAGGTGAACTGCTCCATCTATGTGCAGCTGGAGAATGTCTGCCAGGGGGACAGCAGGAATGTCACCGAGTCCAG ACTGTCCTTCTATTCTGGGCACTCTTCCTTTGGGATGTACTGCATGATGTTCCTGGCG ctctATGTGCAAGCCCGGCTGGTGGGGAAGTGGGCCCGGCTGCTGCGCCCCACCATCCAGTTCTTCCTCATCGCCTTCGCCATCTATGTGGGCTACACCAGGGTGTCCGACTACAAGCACCACTGGAGCGATGTGCTGGTGGGGCTGCTTCAAGGAGCTCTCATTGCCGTTCTCATC GTCCGCTATGTCTCTGACTTCTTCAAGCACCGTCCCCCACAGCAGCACAACGAGAAGGACCCGGAGCGCAAGCCCAGCCTGCCGCTCACCATGACCGACCCCGACCGCAATCACTACAGCTACCGGGGCGCCCCGTGA
- the LOC140643725 gene encoding uncharacterized protein, protein MPTGGAGCTFGWGRLQLPARAQPVRKRRRGRLPRRVGRFFSAWREQSWGVGARTPRPWPLEGAAYERGAGARAGLPARPVPAASARARGPELGTPSPGDAWVRAARRGPAERRRRPRRARRPRPGRRWVPQPCSAPGRGGRRQRAAGARRSRGAAGEGPGRAGPPRQPRPFRSRGPSAAPAAAPGAPGAAAARGAGSSPGRSAGAGLGRPFCRDLARSPGAPSSLSSFSFSFSFSFSFSFSFSFSFSFSFSSSSSSSSSSSSSSLLRCHQCRLPPHPLIDDSYETCPVPQTPLISLRRGRRGLEKKLNSKRRKRGGEGLGTLGNDASFSLEQPGKSLSQARAPSRWSVQGHPAFGSGTGVGAGWGCPSAEQAAGAAGTTGSLPRRVTPALLEPLWHGGAGSQAWRSSQRVRAAVCFPPLARSRAETWRCQAWGCRAPALPQDGWPFPTGPGSCSGEGLTHATVDESLEVSCHPRGQALVPRVPCQHCPAAC, encoded by the exons ATGCCCACGGGTGGAGCAGGTTGCACCTTCGGGTGGGGACGTTTGCAGCTCCCTGCCCGAGCGCAGCCCGTGAGGAAGCGGCGCAGGGGGAGGCTGCCACGTCGCGTGGGCCGCTTCTTCTCAGCGTGGCGAGAGCAAAGCTGGGGTGTTGGGGCCAGGACCCCCAGGCCCTGGCCCCTGGAGGGGGCCGCGTACGAGCGAGGGGCTGGTGCCCGGGCTGGGCTCCCCGCGCGGCCCGTGCCCGCGGCCTCAGCCCGCGCCAGGGGGCCAGAGCTGGGGACCCCCTCGCCAGGGGACGCGTGGGTCAGAGCTGCCAGACGGGGCCCCGCGGAGCGGAGGCGGCGGCCACgccgggcgcggcggccccggccgggcaggCGCTGGGTGCCGCAGCCGTGCTCGgcgccggggcgcggcggccggcggcagagggcagcaggagcccgACGGAGCCGCGGCGCCGCTGGAGAGGGGCCGGGAcgcgcggggccgccccggcagccgcggcccttccgcagccgcggcccttccgcagccccggccgccgcccccggggcccccggagccgccgctgcccgcggaGCCGGCTCCTCTCCCGGGCGCTCCGCtggcgcggggctggggaggccgTTCTGCCGGGACCTTGCGCGGAGCCCAGGTGctccctccagcctctcctccttctccttctccttctccttctccttctccttctccttctccttctccttctccttctccttctccttctcctcctcctcctcctcctcctcctcctcctcctcctcctctctcctccgATGCCATCAGTGCCGCCTCCCCCCACACCCTTTAATCGACGATTCCTATGAAACGTGCCCGGTGCCACAGACTCCTTTGATCTcactgaggaggggaaggagggggctagagaagaaattaaatagcaaaAGGAGGAAACGAGGAGGGGAAGGCCTTGGGACCTTGGGAAATGATGCCTCTTTCTCATTAGAGCAGCCGGGCAAGAGCCTGTCCCAAGCCCGTGCCCCGTCCCGCTGGAGCGTGCAGGGTCATCCTGCTTTTGGCTCTGGCACAGGggttggagctggctggggatgCCCCTCGGCAGAGCAAGCGGCTGGGGCAGCAGGCACCACCGGGAGCCTTCCCCGCCGCGTAACCCCGGCCCTGCTAGAGCCGCTCTGGCATGGAGGAGCTGGCAGCCaagcctggagaagcagccaGAGGGTACGAGCAGCAGTTTGTTTTCCACCGCTTGCCAGGAGCCGTGCAGAGACGTGGCGCTGCCAGGCATGGGGCTGCCGAGCGCCAGCCCTGCCGCAGGATGGCTGGCCTTTCCCCACCGGCCCTGGCTCTTGTTCAGGGGAAGGCCTGACCCACGCGACGGTGGATGAG AGCCTGGAGGTGAGTTGTCATCCCCGAGGACAGGCTCTCGTTCCCCGCGTAccctgccagcactgccctgcagcGTGTTAG